A stretch of Endozoicomonas sp. SCSIO W0465 DNA encodes these proteins:
- a CDS encoding alpha amylase C-terminal domain-containing protein: protein MHDSLAYMKRDPIYRQHHHHEMTFSMVYAYNENFVLSLSHDEVVHGKGTILSRMPGDDWQRFANLRAYYGFMFGHPGKKLMFMGSEFGVTNEWNPAESLNWNLLQQGPYHQGMLTMISELNTLYQRYPALHELDFDRDGFRWLILEDHGQSVFAFYRKDSAGKTMVIISNMTPYVRHDYCIGVPVDGLWQEIFNSDDQRFGGSHIVNGSVATRPVAQHSQTQSISLTLPPLATIMLTADRE from the coding sequence ATGCACGATTCATTGGCCTATATGAAGCGGGACCCGATTTATCGCCAGCATCACCATCATGAAATGACCTTCAGTATGGTGTACGCCTATAACGAGAACTTTGTGCTCTCCCTCTCCCACGATGAAGTGGTGCACGGTAAAGGCACAATCCTCAGCCGAATGCCCGGCGATGACTGGCAGCGCTTTGCCAACCTCCGGGCTTATTACGGGTTTATGTTCGGGCACCCCGGTAAAAAGCTGATGTTTATGGGCTCCGAGTTTGGTGTGACCAACGAGTGGAACCCGGCAGAAAGCCTGAACTGGAACCTGTTGCAGCAGGGCCCTTACCACCAGGGTATGCTAACGATGATCAGTGAGTTGAATACCCTGTATCAGCGTTACCCGGCACTGCATGAGCTTGATTTTGATCGCGATGGTTTTCGCTGGCTGATACTGGAAGACCATGGACAAAGCGTTTTCGCCTTTTACCGAAAGGACAGCGCAGGTAAAACTATGGTCATTATCAGTAACATGACGCCCTATGTCCGACATGATTATTGTATTGGTGTGCCGGTCGATGGGTTATGGCAAGAAATATTTAACAGCGATGACCAGCGCTTTGGTGGCAGTCATATTGTCAATGGTTCCGTCGCAACCCGACCGGTAGCGCAACATTCTCAAACCCAGAGTATCAGCCTGACTTTGCCACCACTGGCAACTATTATGCTGACCGCTGACCGGGAGTAA
- a CDS encoding alpha/beta hydrolase — protein MKNKFSLCTLPLVVSLLSGCQNATTPVAPESLCPEPKASQSVMLCVTSLPDNHPQGDPVYLAGTMNQWHAGGHQHKEVILKDNGNGSYSHELSFDKPGDIHLFKFTRGDWSSVEIDNDRYDAPNRNVQFTGEKQTIMLTIDKWADLEGGSLGSSPTLVGKLETLTTTFPQNKGERTIRIWLPENHDASRKEAYPVIYAWDGQNLFDKQTAGYGMEWQLDETLTALGEDYVVIGFDSPSDALSRYVEYSGLDWTHPTVGKVHARGNETVDFVVDTLIPRLEKQYNISSNPADRTLMGSSMGGYITLYAMSYRPGVFGTGLALSHATSDHYGGKQLREYFRKNGFANDARLYLDMGGQETVGPWGPDEWLQGHHAMVAALNDAGISLQHQVIADGVHDETAWAKRFGEIFQTVIKQSQ, from the coding sequence ATGAAAAACAAATTCTCACTGTGTACCCTGCCCCTGGTGGTCTCCCTGCTCTCTGGCTGCCAGAATGCCACCACACCGGTTGCGCCCGAATCATTATGCCCTGAGCCCAAAGCCAGCCAGTCCGTTATGCTGTGTGTTACCTCATTACCCGATAACCACCCGCAAGGTGATCCGGTTTATCTGGCAGGCACCATGAACCAGTGGCACGCCGGCGGTCATCAGCACAAGGAGGTCATTCTGAAAGATAACGGCAATGGTAGTTACAGCCACGAACTGTCATTTGACAAACCGGGCGATATTCATCTATTTAAATTTACCCGTGGCGACTGGAGTTCAGTAGAGATTGATAATGACCGCTACGATGCCCCGAATCGCAACGTGCAATTCACTGGAGAGAAGCAAACCATCATGCTGACTATTGATAAGTGGGCGGATCTTGAAGGCGGTTCTCTGGGTAGCAGCCCAACCCTGGTTGGCAAACTGGAAACCCTCACCACCACTTTCCCGCAAAATAAAGGTGAACGAACCATTCGCATCTGGCTGCCGGAAAACCACGACGCTAGTCGCAAGGAAGCCTACCCGGTCATCTACGCCTGGGATGGCCAGAACCTGTTTGATAAACAGACCGCCGGCTACGGCATGGAGTGGCAGCTGGATGAAACCCTGACCGCGTTGGGGGAGGATTATGTGGTCATCGGCTTTGACAGCCCCAGCGACGCCCTGTCCCGCTATGTTGAATACAGCGGCCTTGACTGGACCCACCCAACCGTCGGCAAAGTACATGCACGGGGCAATGAAACGGTGGATTTTGTCGTGGACACACTGATCCCCCGGCTGGAAAAACAATACAACATCAGCAGCAACCCGGCCGATCGTACGTTAATGGGTTCATCCATGGGAGGCTATATCACCCTCTACGCCATGAGCTATCGCCCCGGTGTGTTTGGTACCGGCCTGGCCCTGTCCCACGCCACCAGTGACCACTACGGCGGCAAACAGTTACGGGAGTATTTCCGGAAAAACGGTTTTGCAAATGATGCCCGCCTCTATCTTGATATGGGTGGCCAGGAGACCGTTGGCCCCTGGGGACCAGATGAGTGGTTGCAAGGTCACCACGCCATGGTAGCTGCATTGAACGACGCCGGTATATCACTGCAACACCAGGTGATTGCCGATGGCGTCCATGATGAAACCGCCTGGGCAAAACGCTTTGGTGAAATTTTTCAGACCGTGATTAAACAATCGCAGTGA
- the glgX gene encoding glycogen debranching protein GlgX — MNSPSAYSTFPGKTTPQGATLVNASLMAVPGNQATGVNFSVYAPQAEQLFVSLFDAQGNEQQLKMFPSAEGIWHLYVEGITEGQHYGFRADGYWAPDATPRFNRNKLLMDPYAREISGEVQWCPDIFDYISDDNAQWLFNEQDSAAKMPRSVVRDAAFDWQDITHPQIPDQQSIYYETHLKGFTKTHPDIPEAIRGTYLGMCHPVTIDYLQNLGITAVELLPVTYSASEERLTHLGLANYWGYNPLCMMAPHTPYAMSDPVIEMKTMVRELHRAGIEVIMDVVFNHTCEGGHGGPFLSMRGLAETDYYHMNHHDGEISSENYSGCGNTMNFDSHQTLRLTMDALRHWVVEYQIDGFRFDLAPTMARQHRHYSKDAPFFYAVSQDPVLSRVKMIAEPWDIGPDGYHMTDFPNDWQSWNDRYRDTCRKFWKGSKGAQTEMAWRFSGSEDLFSQQSYLATVNYICSHDGFNLMDLVSYQQRHNLANGEDGRDGDEHNYSWNHGEEGVTDNPEINKARLRSRKNLVGMLMLAKGSPMLFAGDEFSNTQDGNNNAYCQDSPITWLDWDWLHNSDSDGAMMHDFTRQMMHFRRNEPLLTDGLGRTEYQLYSPKGEIVDPLYFSERHCYTLTVKIHDPNDDEKGTIWVIMNAGKHIGRVLIPETGQFKHRMIMVNTDQEASFIREPSVDQCSYEVHPHSLIMLKEMN; from the coding sequence ATGAATTCGCCGTCTGCTTATTCCACCTTTCCCGGAAAAACCACGCCACAGGGCGCCACGTTAGTCAATGCCAGTCTTATGGCAGTGCCTGGTAATCAGGCGACAGGTGTCAATTTTTCTGTGTACGCCCCGCAAGCAGAACAACTGTTTGTGTCATTATTTGATGCACAGGGGAATGAACAACAACTGAAAATGTTTCCTTCCGCTGAGGGCATCTGGCATCTGTATGTTGAGGGCATTACCGAAGGTCAGCACTACGGATTCCGGGCGGATGGTTACTGGGCTCCCGATGCAACACCACGTTTTAACAGGAACAAACTGCTGATGGACCCCTATGCCCGGGAAATCAGTGGTGAGGTGCAATGGTGCCCGGACATTTTTGACTATATTTCAGACGACAACGCTCAATGGCTATTCAACGAACAGGACAGCGCCGCCAAAATGCCCCGCAGCGTGGTGCGGGACGCCGCCTTTGACTGGCAGGACATCACCCACCCACAGATTCCGGACCAGCAGAGCATTTATTACGAAACCCACCTCAAGGGGTTCACCAAAACCCACCCGGATATCCCGGAGGCTATTCGCGGTACCTATCTGGGCATGTGCCACCCGGTTACCATTGACTATCTGCAAAACCTCGGCATTACTGCGGTCGAACTGCTGCCGGTTACTTACAGTGCCAGTGAGGAGCGACTCACTCACCTTGGCTTGGCCAATTACTGGGGTTACAACCCCCTGTGCATGATGGCACCACACACTCCTTATGCCATGTCCGACCCGGTTATTGAGATGAAAACCATGGTACGGGAGCTGCACCGCGCCGGTATTGAAGTCATTATGGATGTGGTGTTCAACCATACCTGCGAAGGTGGCCATGGTGGTCCATTCCTGAGCATGCGTGGTCTGGCTGAAACCGACTACTACCATATGAACCATCACGACGGTGAAATTTCCTCGGAAAATTACAGTGGTTGCGGCAACACCATGAACTTCGATAGCCACCAGACCCTGCGTCTGACCATGGATGCACTGCGTCACTGGGTGGTGGAGTATCAGATCGATGGTTTCCGTTTTGACCTGGCCCCCACCATGGCCCGTCAGCACCGTCATTACAGCAAAGATGCACCTTTCTTTTATGCCGTTAGCCAGGACCCGGTGCTGAGCCGGGTAAAAATGATTGCCGAGCCCTGGGATATCGGGCCGGACGGTTATCATATGACCGACTTTCCCAATGACTGGCAGTCATGGAATGATCGTTACCGTGATACCTGCCGAAAGTTCTGGAAAGGCAGCAAGGGAGCACAAACCGAAATGGCCTGGCGCTTTTCCGGTTCGGAAGACCTGTTCAGCCAGCAAAGTTACCTTGCCACCGTCAACTATATTTGCAGCCATGATGGCTTTAACCTGATGGATCTGGTTTCTTACCAGCAGCGCCACAATCTGGCCAATGGTGAAGACGGGCGGGATGGTGATGAGCATAACTACTCCTGGAACCATGGCGAAGAAGGCGTCACTGACAACCCTGAAATCAATAAAGCCCGCTTGCGCAGCCGGAAAAACCTGGTGGGTATGTTAATGCTGGCCAAGGGCTCACCCATGCTGTTTGCCGGTGATGAGTTCAGCAACACACAGGACGGCAATAATAATGCCTATTGTCAGGACTCACCCATCACCTGGCTAGACTGGGACTGGCTGCACAACAGCGACTCTGACGGTGCCATGATGCACGATTTCACCCGCCAGATGATGCATTTTCGTCGCAATGAACCACTGTTGACTGATGGTTTGGGCCGTACAGAATACCAGTTATATTCCCCGAAGGGTGAAATCGTGGACCCTCTTTATTTCAGTGAGCGCCACTGTTACACCCTGACGGTTAAAATTCACGACCCGAATGATGATGAAAAAGGGACCATCTGGGTCATCATGAACGCTGGTAAACATATAGGCAGGGTGTTAATCCCTGAGACCGGCCAATTCAAACACCGGATGATCATGGTGAATACCGACCAGGAGGCTTCCTTTATCCGGGAACCGTCTGTTGATCAGTGCAGCTATGAAGTTCACCCGCACAGCCTGATCATGCTAAAAGAGATGAATTAG
- the glgB gene encoding 1,4-alpha-glucan branching enzyme has protein sequence MGAELIPVTQSLSQVMNASPFSILGIHPAPSGSGLTIRAWHPDAECIDVVQESTGKSLGRMNRLANGLFELDFPRRKKTFYYLLNITLKDGSEELRFDPYQFGEYTLCQQDIDPLHLYRHLGALKVEHAITRQRRVSGVLFKVYAPHARSVSVIGDFNQWDGRCHPMASADDGIWRLFVPGVTEGALYKYELHDQHGQLLPEKTDPFGHKVEQWPGLASIVQTESTYTWSDSQWLNKRELNHNKPMSVYELHLGSWKKSHDGGFMNYRELADELIPYIRKTGFTHIELLPIAEHPLYESWGYQPLGLFAPTSRYGTPDDFRYLVDQCHQHNIGVILDWVPAHFPQDEHGLFRFDGTAIYEYEDPQRGWHPDWKSCIYNYGSPWVQDFLISNALYWLDEFHIDGLRVDAVASMLYLDYSRKQGEWTPNHLGGNEHLEAVAFLQRLNHEVHRLHPNCMMIAEESTSWPCVSRPGHPQSLGFDYNRTYALTTGSKI, from the coding sequence ATGGGTGCTGAACTGATACCGGTAACCCAGAGCCTGAGCCAGGTGATGAATGCCTCACCTTTTTCCATCCTGGGAATCCACCCGGCGCCATCCGGCAGCGGCCTGACCATTCGCGCCTGGCACCCTGATGCCGAGTGCATCGACGTGGTGCAGGAAAGCACCGGTAAATCACTGGGCAGAATGAACCGACTGGCCAATGGCCTTTTTGAGCTGGATTTTCCCCGGCGCAAAAAAACCTTTTACTATCTGCTGAACATCACCCTGAAGGACGGATCAGAAGAACTCCGGTTTGATCCCTACCAGTTTGGCGAGTACACCCTCTGCCAACAGGATATCGACCCGCTGCACCTGTACCGCCACCTGGGTGCCCTGAAAGTGGAGCACGCCATTACCCGCCAGCGTCGTGTTTCCGGTGTGCTATTCAAGGTCTATGCTCCCCATGCCCGTTCCGTCAGCGTGATTGGTGATTTTAACCAGTGGGACGGTCGCTGCCATCCCATGGCCAGTGCCGATGACGGTATCTGGCGACTGTTTGTGCCAGGGGTTACCGAAGGTGCCCTGTATAAATATGAGCTGCACGACCAGCATGGCCAGCTGCTGCCGGAAAAAACCGACCCCTTTGGCCATAAAGTGGAACAGTGGCCGGGCCTTGCCTCCATTGTACAAACGGAAAGTACCTATACATGGTCTGACAGCCAATGGCTGAACAAACGCGAGCTGAACCATAATAAACCCATGTCCGTTTATGAACTCCACTTGGGCTCATGGAAAAAATCCCATGACGGTGGTTTCATGAATTACCGGGAACTGGCCGACGAACTGATTCCCTATATCCGCAAAACCGGCTTTACCCATATCGAGTTACTGCCCATTGCCGAGCACCCCCTGTACGAGTCCTGGGGCTATCAGCCGTTGGGGCTGTTTGCGCCCACCAGCCGCTACGGCACACCGGATGACTTCCGCTACCTGGTTGACCAGTGCCACCAGCACAATATAGGTGTGATTCTGGACTGGGTACCCGCCCACTTTCCCCAGGATGAACACGGCCTGTTCCGTTTTGACGGGACCGCTATTTATGAATATGAAGATCCCCAGCGGGGCTGGCATCCGGACTGGAAATCTTGCATTTACAATTACGGTTCGCCATGGGTACAGGATTTTCTCATCAGTAATGCCCTGTACTGGCTGGATGAGTTTCATATTGATGGCCTGAGGGTGGATGCCGTGGCCTCCATGCTCTACCTGGACTACTCCAGAAAGCAGGGCGAGTGGACACCCAACCACCTGGGCGGCAATGAACACCTTGAAGCCGTCGCCTTTTTGCAGCGCCTCAACCATGAAGTACACCGACTGCATCCCAACTGCATGATGATCGCCGAGGAGTCCACCAGCTGGCCCTGTGTATCACGCCCCGGACACCCGCAAAGCCTCGGGTTTGATTACAATAGGACTTACGCATTGACAACAGGCTCTAAAATTTGA
- a CDS encoding LacI family DNA-binding transcriptional regulator: protein MSGQSTILQVAALAGLSIATVSRVLNGGKYVSESTREKVLAAAQELNYQPNYMARQLHGQDAFVVGVVLGLDLGTISPFALKVYEALKIELERQGYRVKRVKFSPEGELMTVAKAYIGIGLHHDDPRYQQVQAQEAPYVSIGDVREDHFWVASNDEQGGFLATTHLLGNGCRTIYYVCLHSDHAVSGMRYQGYRKAMLEAGLIPSEAIEISVDTGLPALDSYRRIRGMLESGIKPDAFVAFSDIVATGISMALADTGKRVPDDVQVVGYDGIDDDRYHSLTTVRQDIESIAVQGAELVMEAIKQQPPRGCWLDIFLRRGQTTRGIDDERCGGVAMISDNP from the coding sequence GTGTCTGGGCAATCAACCATTCTCCAGGTGGCAGCACTGGCCGGTTTATCCATTGCAACCGTCAGTCGGGTGCTCAATGGCGGCAAATACGTTTCAGAAAGTACCCGCGAGAAGGTATTGGCAGCAGCGCAAGAGCTGAACTATCAACCCAATTATATGGCCCGGCAGTTGCACGGGCAGGATGCCTTTGTGGTGGGGGTTGTGCTGGGGCTGGACCTGGGCACTATTTCACCCTTTGCCTTAAAGGTGTATGAGGCACTGAAGATTGAGCTGGAGCGGCAGGGGTACCGGGTCAAGCGGGTGAAGTTTTCCCCTGAAGGTGAGCTGATGACGGTGGCCAAAGCCTATATTGGCATTGGCTTGCACCATGATGATCCCCGTTATCAGCAGGTTCAGGCCCAGGAGGCTCCCTATGTGAGTATCGGTGATGTGCGGGAGGATCATTTCTGGGTGGCTTCTAATGATGAACAGGGTGGTTTTCTGGCGACTACGCACCTGCTGGGGAATGGCTGTCGTACTATTTATTATGTGTGTCTGCACAGTGACCATGCGGTTTCGGGCATGCGTTACCAGGGCTATCGCAAGGCGATGCTGGAAGCCGGCCTGATTCCCTCAGAAGCCATAGAAATATCCGTGGATACCGGTCTTCCGGCATTAGACAGTTATCGTCGTATACGCGGTATGCTGGAATCCGGAATCAAGCCCGATGCCTTTGTCGCTTTTTCTGACATTGTTGCCACCGGTATTTCCATGGCACTGGCGGATACCGGTAAGCGGGTACCGGATGATGTCCAGGTGGTGGGTTACGATGGTATCGATGATGATCGCTATCATTCACTGACAACGGTGCGACAGGATATAGAAAGCATTGCCGTTCAGGGAGCCGAGTTGGTGATGGAGGCCATCAAGCAACAGCCGCCCAGAGGTTGCTGGCTGGATATCTTCTTGCGCCGTGGCCAGACCACAAGGGGAATTGACGATGAGCGCTGTGGTGGCGTTGCAATGATTAGTGATAATCCATAG
- a CDS encoding carbohydrate porin, translated as MASETTTETLNLKPTDILTDGWQVNGYIRAGWRVNENGTSTGNEYGKPDYNVAGTTGKNANQVEFNVSKNTTFQNGVWSQLGVRAEYGNGDSSFYSSSGSEDSGKDNSYEGNFEIKEAFIRLGGMSYLPENAEIWAGRRYLNREQALLSGEFWKQSSGVGFGYEQNGNGIAVVSVDPGAGNEKPDGKTIHSLDLYSYNHSALGGSFNFDLKLMTAGDSDNYAANEATDGVGAAITYKRDYYGLDGWTTTALAYGQGLAANRGVNFGQWSGGTSTTDSDEGTSIFFTSYGVMNINDRWQMGSEIVYLHGDKIWGLGSNAAAEGDTVDRLLMAVRPTYKVNDNFRWEFTGSYGYEKSYWGKDKDGKDNQSENKINFYTAEVAAVFTVNSDYFGRPQIKPFITYLSRDDSNEWADKNGWGSDSDNDSNTFQFGVEAEIWF; from the coding sequence ATGGCCAGTGAAACCACCACTGAAACTCTGAATCTGAAGCCCACTGACATCCTGACCGATGGCTGGCAGGTAAACGGTTATATCCGTGCTGGCTGGCGGGTGAATGAAAACGGTACATCTACCGGTAATGAATATGGCAAACCTGACTACAATGTAGCAGGTACAACTGGCAAGAATGCTAACCAAGTTGAATTCAACGTCAGCAAAAACACCACTTTCCAGAATGGTGTATGGTCTCAGCTGGGCGTGCGTGCGGAGTATGGTAATGGCGACTCCAGCTTCTACTCTTCTAGTGGCAGTGAAGACAGTGGTAAAGATAATAGTTACGAAGGCAACTTTGAAATCAAGGAAGCATTCATTCGCCTGGGTGGTATGAGCTACCTGCCAGAAAATGCAGAAATCTGGGCTGGTCGCCGTTATTTGAACCGTGAACAAGCCCTTTTGTCTGGTGAGTTCTGGAAGCAGTCTTCTGGTGTAGGCTTTGGTTATGAGCAAAACGGCAATGGTATTGCTGTTGTCTCTGTTGACCCAGGTGCAGGAAATGAAAAGCCTGATGGCAAAACTATCCACTCTTTAGACCTTTACAGTTATAACCACAGCGCGCTGGGCGGCAGCTTTAACTTTGACCTCAAACTGATGACAGCTGGTGACAGCGACAACTATGCGGCCAATGAAGCCACCGATGGTGTTGGTGCAGCAATTACCTACAAACGTGACTATTACGGACTGGATGGCTGGACCACAACAGCACTGGCATACGGTCAGGGCCTGGCGGCTAACCGTGGTGTCAACTTTGGACAGTGGAGTGGTGGCACTTCCACCACTGACAGTGATGAAGGCACCAGCATCTTCTTCACTTCTTACGGTGTGATGAATATCAATGATCGCTGGCAAATGGGTTCTGAAATCGTCTACCTGCACGGTGACAAAATCTGGGGACTGGGTTCTAACGCTGCCGCTGAAGGTGATACCGTTGACCGCTTGCTGATGGCCGTTCGCCCAACTTACAAAGTTAACGACAACTTCCGTTGGGAATTCACTGGCTCTTATGGTTATGAAAAGAGCTACTGGGGCAAAGATAAAGACGGAAAAGACAATCAGTCTGAAAACAAGATCAACTTCTACACTGCTGAAGTTGCCGCTGTTTTTACCGTTAACTCGGACTACTTCGGTCGTCCACAGATCAAGCCTTTCATAACCTATCTGTCTAGAGATGATAGCAACGAGTGGGCCGATAAGAATGGTTGGGGTAGTGACTCCGACAATGACAGCAACACCTTCCAGTTTGGTGTGGAAGCAGAAATCTGGTTCTAA
- a CDS encoding transposase, with translation MTKFEMVAMLTSDHQVILRELASYTTFLAGALSSTAVPTFCELLFGCMLSADGFVTQALLTIDFHCVWSSYHHWLSQGKWQWKNLARHLIRLVCSKAPENQPVVLGLDDWVIERFSDKAPACRTHHQHSKKRNRPTYIWGQCWVSLAIIFERAADEVFTAIPVISFPTPASGNTSKLKIAVAMLRVVRNEVKDRVLRLLTDCWYMNWTLIKPALEMNIEVVGQIPSNRALYALPPAPTVKKRGRPKKYGIKMTTEQVKKLPEEKATVWMYGKFRKIRYRTLICRARFLKGREVRVVWSRFENDKGLTESRIFISTNPELEGLEVLRAYSRRWPVEPMFHQLKHAFGCCHLWQQKLRTLLRWMHLKMAGYALLQLLTVCKNQACLNISRIPWRSPDTTTAGMMKIALSGIIPRFSIRKGWNRYKQKYEFNFRDLIDQLIPDNSEAA, from the coding sequence ATGACGAAATTCGAGATGGTTGCCATGCTCACTTCAGATCATCAAGTAATCCTCAGGGAGCTCGCTTCATATACAACCTTTCTTGCTGGAGCGCTATCATCAACTGCAGTACCAACGTTCTGCGAACTGCTGTTCGGTTGCATGCTTTCAGCCGACGGCTTTGTTACACAGGCGTTGTTAACAATTGATTTTCATTGTGTGTGGAGCAGCTACCACCACTGGCTATCTCAGGGCAAGTGGCAATGGAAGAACTTGGCACGCCACTTGATCCGTCTGGTCTGCTCCAAAGCTCCTGAGAATCAACCTGTGGTCCTGGGGCTTGATGACTGGGTAATCGAACGGTTTTCCGACAAAGCCCCTGCTTGTCGTACACATCATCAACACAGCAAGAAACGCAATCGGCCGACGTACATCTGGGGGCAGTGTTGGGTTTCCCTGGCCATCATATTTGAGCGGGCTGCAGATGAAGTATTTACCGCCATACCGGTGATCTCATTTCCGACACCAGCTTCAGGTAACACCAGCAAACTGAAAATTGCCGTGGCCATGCTCAGGGTGGTACGCAATGAAGTGAAGGATCGAGTGCTACGCCTGCTAACCGATTGCTGGTATATGAACTGGACACTGATAAAGCCAGCTCTGGAAATGAACATAGAAGTTGTTGGTCAGATACCTTCAAATCGGGCCCTCTATGCTTTGCCGCCAGCACCCACCGTAAAGAAGCGAGGGCGCCCAAAAAAGTACGGCATCAAGATGACGACAGAACAGGTTAAGAAACTGCCGGAAGAAAAAGCAACAGTATGGATGTACGGCAAATTTCGCAAAATACGTTATCGTACCCTGATCTGTCGCGCCAGATTCCTTAAAGGTCGTGAAGTACGCGTCGTCTGGAGTCGCTTTGAAAATGACAAAGGTCTGACCGAAAGCAGAATATTCATCTCGACCAATCCGGAACTTGAGGGACTGGAGGTGCTTCGTGCCTATTCCCGGAGATGGCCGGTAGAGCCAATGTTTCACCAACTCAAACATGCTTTTGGCTGTTGCCATTTATGGCAGCAGAAATTGCGAACACTGCTTCGATGGATGCATTTGAAAATGGCAGGCTATGCATTATTGCAGTTATTAACCGTTTGTAAAAATCAGGCATGTCTGAATATTTCTCGGATACCCTGGAGAAGCCCGGATACAACCACTGCAGGCATGATGAAAATTGCTCTTTCAGGAATTATTCCGAGGTTCTCTATTCGCAAGGGCTGGAACAGATATAAGCAAAAATATGAGTTCAATTTTCGCGATCTGATCGACCAGTTAATACCGGATAATTCAGAAGCAGCATAA
- the malE gene encoding maltose/maltodextrin ABC transporter substrate-binding protein MalE, which produces MMKKTVAAAVASALAISMGASTAMAFSDDELVVWIGGDKAYNGMETVGKRFEEDLGVKVKVEIPENLTDRFQQAAATGKGPDIVLWAHDRFGEWAQSGLLAPVKPSDKVKADIEAKGWQATSHNGNIYGYPVAMEAISLIYNKDIIKTAPASFEEMFDLKKELDKKDITTIMWDQVQPYFTTPMLASNGGYVFKEVPGGYDVADIGLNSAGAIKGGKMLAKIIDEGVMPRGVDYGVMEAGFNKGEVAMMISGPWAWANLEKSKINYGVAPLPSIDGSPSRAFVGVWAAALNNASPNQELAKEFIESYVLTEEGLATLNNDKPLGAVAHKAYMKKLAVDPRIEATYQNVMNGLLMPNVPEMGKFWSATQSALTNITTGQESVEVALNDAVKLIAN; this is translated from the coding sequence ATGATGAAGAAAACGGTTGCCGCAGCGGTTGCTTCCGCACTGGCTATCTCCATGGGGGCAAGCACCGCCATGGCGTTCTCTGATGACGAACTGGTGGTGTGGATCGGAGGAGATAAAGCTTACAACGGTATGGAAACTGTGGGTAAGCGCTTTGAAGAAGATCTGGGTGTCAAGGTGAAGGTTGAGATTCCTGAGAATCTGACCGACCGTTTCCAGCAGGCTGCTGCCACCGGTAAAGGTCCGGACATCGTTCTGTGGGCACACGACCGTTTCGGTGAGTGGGCACAGTCTGGTCTGCTGGCACCGGTCAAGCCATCTGATAAGGTAAAGGCGGATATCGAAGCCAAAGGCTGGCAGGCTACTTCCCATAATGGCAACATCTACGGTTATCCGGTGGCCATGGAAGCGATCAGTCTTATTTACAACAAGGACATCATCAAAACGGCGCCAGCCTCTTTTGAAGAGATGTTTGATCTGAAAAAAGAGCTGGATAAGAAAGATATCACCACTATCATGTGGGACCAGGTTCAGCCTTACTTCACTACGCCGATGCTGGCCTCCAACGGCGGTTACGTATTCAAGGAAGTACCCGGTGGCTACGACGTGGCTGATATCGGCCTGAACAGTGCCGGTGCCATCAAAGGTGGCAAGATGCTGGCCAAAATCATCGATGAGGGCGTGATGCCACGGGGCGTTGACTACGGTGTGATGGAAGCCGGCTTCAACAAGGGTGAAGTGGCCATGATGATCTCCGGTCCATGGGCCTGGGCCAACCTGGAAAAGAGCAAAATCAACTACGGTGTTGCACCACTGCCTTCTATCGACGGTAGCCCATCCCGTGCGTTTGTTGGTGTCTGGGCCGCTGCTCTGAATAACGCTTCGCCAAACCAGGAACTGGCGAAAGAGTTTATTGAGAGCTACGTCCTCACCGAGGAAGGTCTGGCAACCCTGAACAACGACAAGCCGCTCGGTGCTGTTGCTCACAAGGCTTACATGAAGAAGCTGGCTGTGGACCCACGTATTGAAGCCACCTACCAGAACGTGATGAACGGTCTGCTGATGCCTAACGTTCCGGAAATGGGCAAGTTCTGGTCGGCTACCCAGTCTGCCCTGACCAATATCACCACCGGTCAGGAATCCGTTGAAGTAGCGCTGAACGACGCTGTCAAGCTGATTGCCAACTAA